AATCTTTTTCAATCTCGAGACAAGGCTCGGCCACACCCGGGGTGTAAGCCAGCGACAAATCTTTTTGGGTAGCGCAGGGTTTGGTGGCAATAATTTCAATTTTCCCTTTGGGCGTTATTTCATGATAATTTAATGCTTCATTTTTAGTTATCATTTTTCAATCTCGATTAATTTTTGCCCGGCCTCGACAGAATCGCCAACTTTGACATGAATATTTTTTACCGTTCCATCGAGTGGACAGTTGATTTCGTTTTGCATCTTCATGGCCTCAACAATGAGTACCACGGCACCTTTGGTGACACTGTCACCAACGTTTAATTTTAATTCGATCACTTTGCCTGCCATGGGGGCTTCGATGATGCCAGAGCCTTCGTCTCCATAGGCATCGCCATCGTGGGCCTTCAGAGGGTCGATGATTTTTAAAGTATAGGGGATGTGCCCTAAGACTAATTGGCATTTATCATCTTTAACTTGAGCCTCAAGATCGATGATTTTGAATTGGTCTAAGAGAAATGTGTAAATGGGTTTTTTGTCTAATAGCAATTCGAATTGATGAGAAGATTTCCCCAAATGCACCACATAAGTCGAAGCGTCTTTTTCTTCGATTTGCACTTCAAAATTTTCACCTTCGGTGTGGAGATGATAAGTGCAACTCATGATGAACGTAACCCTGCCTTTCGCCCCAGAAGTTTCCAAGCAGAAACGCTGGCGGCTTCAGTGCCGCTCGTGGTGGGTTTAAGAGATTTATTGTGTAAATGCTGGGTGAGGGCTGCCAACATGAGGGCAATTTCTTTTTCTTGAGGGTCAATCTTTAAAATTTCAGCAAGATGTTGGTCGACAAAATGTGTGTCGTAATGGCCTTTGACAAAATCAGCAATTTCTAAAGCGCGGCGATGAAAATAAAGATTGGTTTTAATGCCAATGATTTTATATTCGGCCAAGGCCCGCTTCATTCGGGTGATGGCCTCTTGGCGCGTGTTTCCCCAGGTGATGAGTTTGGCTAAAATTGGGTCATATTCCATGGGAACAGTAAACCCTTGATAAATACCATTGTCGAGCCTCACTTCAGGGCCATGGGGATATTGTTGATCGATCACCAAGCCAGGGGAGGGGCGAAAGTTGTTAAAGGGGTCTTCGGCATAAATTCGGCATTCGATAGCTGCGCCGGTTTGAGTAATATCGGCTTGTTTAAGGGGGAGTGGTTTACCCATAGCAATTTCTAATTGTAATTTGACCAAATCAAGATGGGTGACGCATTCGGTGATGGGGTGTTCGACTTGTAGCCTGGTGTTGACTTCGAGGAAATAGCAATTTTGGTTTTTGTCGACCAACATTTCAATTGTGCCGGCATTTTGGTAACCCACGTGTTTAGCTAGTTTGAGGGCGATGTCACAAACTTTTTTGCGAGTGGCCTCGGTGATAAAAGGCGAGGGCGATTCTTCAATAATTTTTTGATGACGGCGCTGAATCGAACATTCTCGTTCAAAAAGATGGATTACATTGCCGTGTTGGTCGCCTAATATTTGCACCTCAATGTGGTGAGGGCCTTCGATTAATTTTTCAATAAATACCGAACCATCTTTAAAAGATTTGAGGGCCTCGCCGCTGGCCAATTCAAAAGCACTAGCCAGCTCTTCTTCTCGATGCACGGTGCGCATGCCTTTGCCGCCGCCCCCCATCGCGGCTTTGAGTAAGATCGGGTAACCCATTTGTTGGGCAATCTTTTTAGCCTCGGATAAATCTTGGATGGCTTTTTCCATGCCGGGAATGACTGGCACGCCTGCTTGGATAGCGATTTTACGGGCTTCGATCTTAGAACCCATTTGCGAGATGGTTTTAGGGCTGGGGCCTACGAAGATCATTCCTGCATCGATGACGGTTTGAGCAAACTGGGCGTTTTCTGAAAGAAAGCCATAACCGGGATGAATCGCATCAACCCGAGCTTTTTTGGCAATGGCAATAATTTTTTCGATATTGAGATAGCTTTCAGTCGCGGGCGATTTTCCCAAATAATAGGCTTCATCAGCTCGTCTTACGTGCAGTGCGCTACGATCGGCGTCGGAAAAAAGTGCAACCGTGGTAATGCCCAGCTCACGACAAGTGCGCAGGATGCGTATGGCGATTTCTCCTCGATTGGCAATAAGCACTTTTTTGATAGATGAGGCCATAGAGCTATAGAGGGATATTGCCGTGCTTTTTATTGGGATTTTTGTCGACCTTGTTGCTTAACATTTGCAGCGCGGTGATAATTTTGCTGCGAGTCTCACTGGGCATGATGATTTCGTCGATATAACCTAGCTCGGCGGCTTTGTAAGGGGTGGCAAAGGTTTCACGATATTTTTCGACCAAACGTTTTCGTTCAGCTTCAGGGTCTTTAGCTTCGGCTAATTCTTTTCGAAAAATAATATTCACTGCGCCTTCGCTACCCATCACGGCAATTTCAGCAAAGGGATAGGCATAGTTAATATCGCCACGGATGTGTTTAGAACTCATAACATCGTAGGCGCCGCCGTAACCTTTGCGTGTGATGAGAGTTACTTTAGGGATGGTGGCTTCACAAAAGGCATAAAGTAATTTAGCACCATGTAAAATAATGCCACCGTATTCTTGCTGGGTGCCTGGTAAAAACCCGGGGACATCTACAAAGGTGACAATAGGAATATTAAAGGCATCACAAAAGCGAACGAAGCGCGCCGCTTTAATAGAAGCATTAATATCAAGGCAACCGGCTAACACCATGGGTTGATTGGCTACAATCCCCGCCACTTTTCCATTATAGCGACCAAAACCAATCAGGATATTTTTGGCATAATCAGGGGCAATTTCAAAAAAGTCTTCGTGGTCGAGGGTGGCCTTAATAATGGTTTTCATGTCGTAAGGTTTGTTGGGATTTTCAGGCACGAAATTTTCTAAATTTGCCAATTTGCGTTGTGAATCGTCGGTGCAATTTTCAACGGGGGGATCTTCTAAATTATTTTGTGGCAGGTAACCCAAGAGCTTGCGGATGAGTAATAAACAAGCCTTATCGTTAGGAGAGCGTAATTGGCAAACCCCGCTTTTGCTGCTGTGGGCCAAGGCGCCGCCTAGGTCTTCTTTGGAAACTTCTTCATGGGTGACCTGTTTAATGACCTCGGGGCCGGTGATGAACATGTGGGCAGTCTTTTCCACCATAATAATAAAGTCGGTAAGGGCAGGGGAATAAACCGCACCCCCGGCACAAGGGCCCATAATCGCTGAAATTTGGGGGATGACCCCGCTCGACATAACATTGCGTTGAAAAATATCGGCATAGCCGGCTAACGAAAGCACGCCTTCTTGAATACGGGCCCCACCCGAATCATTTAAACCAATGACCGGGGCGCCCGTTTTAGTTGCTAAATCCATGATTTTACAAATCTTTTTTGCATAGGCCTCGCCCAGCGAACCGCCGAAACTCGTAAAGTCTTGGGCAAAAATGTAAGCAAGCCGGCCATTAATGTAGCCATAGCCAGTGATGACCCCGTCCCCTAAAATCTTTTTCTTTTCCATGCCAAAGTCAGCAATGCGATGGGTGACAAAACGGTCTAATTCGACAAAGGTGCCGGGATCTAGGAGGAGTTCGATTCTTTCCCGAGCGGTGAGTTTGCCCAATTGGTGCTGGGCTTCGATCCGATCTTTGCCCCCGCCCAAGAGGGCCTCTTCGTTTCGTTTTTGTAATTGCTGGTAACGTTCTTGATGAGAACTCATAGGAAAGTGGACCATAGCCAATCCGGCGCAGAGGTCAATAGTTTTTAGAGTTTAATCATGATAGGCGGAGAGGCGGCTACTTCTGTTTTACTTTCAATTTCTTGGGCGATGGCTTTGAAGATAGCGCCGATTTTTCCCGTGGGATTTGCATGAACAATCGGAATACCATCGTCGCTCGAAATGCGAGTGGCAAGGTCAATGGGGATAGAACCCAAAAATGGGATGCCCAATTTTTTACTTTGCAACATCCCGCCGCCGGTGGAAAAAATTTCGGTAATTTCATGGCAATGGGGGCATTCAAATTGGCTCATGTTTTCAATAATTCCAATAATGGGGGTGTTCACCTTACGAAACATCTGGATGCCACGCACCACATCAGCCAAGGCAATTTCTTGTGGGGTGGTTACAATAATGGCCCCCGAGATTTGCAAAAGTTGGGTGAGAGAAAGTTGGGTGTCACCGGTGCCGGGTGGTAAATCGATGACTAAATAATCTAATTCACCCCATTCGACATCATCGACAAATTGTTGAATCAATTTTCCCACCATGGGGCCGCGTAAAATAGCGGCATCTTGTTCGCCCATTAAATAACCCACCGACATGGATTTAATACCAAATTTTTCATGGGGGATCATTTTGGTTTTGTTTTCATTAAGCGAGGGGGGCATATTTTTGAGGCCTAACAGGGTAGGAAGCGAGGGCCCATAGATATCGGCGTCGAGAACCCCCACCCGATTTCCCAAATGCGAAAGCGCAATCGCCAAATTGATGGCCAAGGTAGATTTTCCGACCCCACCCTTGGCACTGGCCACCGCCAAAATGTGGCGGGCTGAAAGCCTGGGTTGATCTTCGTGGGCATGATCATGTTCGTGATGATGCCCGTGGTCGTGAGTATGGGGCGTTTCAAAAAAGATTTTTACCGACCCTAAGTTAGGGACTTTTTTTAAAGCCTGGTTGATTTCGAGTTCTAAATGGGCCTTCAATTGAGGGTTGGGTAGCAAGACTGTAAATTGAACATTATTGCCCAGCACCCTAAAATTTTTTATGCGATCTGTGGCGACTAGACCCTGCTTAGTTTCAGGGTCCATAACCTTGGCCAGCGCTTGATAAATCTGTTTTTCCATAGGGTGTTGTAAGTATGTCTTATGCCCATGAATTTCAAGGTCAAAAAAACAGAAATGACTTTTGGTAGGCTATGGTAATATGATTAAAACGAAATGATTCGAAAACAACCTATTTACTTAGATTATCATGCAACGACTCCGCTAGATCCTGAAGTGTTGGCAGCCATGTTGCCTTATTTGAAAGATGATTTTGGCAATGCCGCCAGTCAGCAGCATATCTTTGGGTTGAAAGCGCAAGCAGCGGTTAAAAAGGCAAGGAAAGATATTGCTCAATGTTTGGGTTCAGAAGAATCCGAAATTATTTTTACGAGTGGGGCCACCGAATCGAATAATCTAGCTATCTTGGGGTTAGCCCAAAGATTTGAAGGTAAACATTTCATTACCACAGCGGTCGAACATAAATCGGTTTTAGATCCCCATAAATTTTTAACAAGTCGTGGGTTCAAGGTAACGATTTTGCCGGTTGATTCTTGCGGTAAGGTTTCTGTTGCAGAGTTCAAACAAGCCATCACTCCCGATACAGTTCTTATTTCAGTGATTGCAGCAAATAATGAAATTGGTACTTTAAATCCCATCGCAGAAATTGGTGAGCTTGCCAGCCTTGCCAAAATTACTTTTCATGTGGATGGGGCACAAGCGGTAGGTAAGGTGCCCATCGATGTAGAAAAAATGAAAATTGATTTATTGTCATTTACGGCCCACAAATTTTATGGGCCCAAGGGTTGTGGTGGTTTGTATGTTCGTAAGCGCCCGCATGCTGTGAAATTAAATCCCTTGTTTTATGGTGGTGGGCATGAAGCGGGCTTGCGTTCGGGCACATTAAATGTTCCTGCGATTGTTGGTATGGCCAAAGCCATGCAAAAGGCTTGTCAATTGAGAGCCGAAGAAGCTAAGCGTTTGATAAAATTGCGAGAGCGTCTTTACCAAGGTATTTGTTCTGGTCTTGACGAAGTCTATTTAAACGGACATTCTACCGATAGGTTGCCCGGCAACTTGAATCTTAGTTTCGTTGGGGTTAAAAGCAATGCCTTAATGATGGCAATGCCAGAAATTGCGGTTTCAAGTGGTTCGGCATGTAGTTCAGCGAATCCAGAACCGAGCCATGTGTTAAAGGCTTTAGGATTTTCGCCCGAACGAGCAGAAAGTGCGATTCGGTTTGGGTTGGGAAGATTGACGACCGAAACAGAGATCGATTATACGATTAAGCGAGTCATCGAAGTTGTTAAAAAACTGAGAGAGAATGGAGCTGTCATTGTGAGGATCTGAGGGGGGCACTCTGTCATTGCGAACCCAGCAGGGTGAAGCAATCTCGCTTGGGCCAATTGAGATTGCTTCGCCTTGCTGGGCTCGCAATGACAGAAGGCTTATCAATGGTTCCGCAATGACAGAGCAAGCACTATGATTACACTAACAGAGCAGGCATTAACTCAGATCAAAAAGATCATTACCGAACAGGGTAAACCCAATTGGGGGATTCGCTTTGGAATACAGGGTGGGGGTTGTTCGGGGTTACAATATAAGTTTGATATTGTAGAAAACCCAGAACCCAAAGATCACGTGGTAGAACAAAACGGGGTCAAGATTTTCATCGATCCTAAGAGTGGTTTATACATCAAAGGCATGGTGGTGGATTGGCATTCAGATATTATGGGTTCAAATTTCGTGTTTAATAACCCCAATGCGAAACAATCTTGTGGATGTGGAACCAGTTTCTCGGTATAGCTGTCATTGCGAGCAATGTCATCCCTGCGGAGGCGGGGACCCACGATGGAGCGTGGCAATCTCGATTTGGGTAATTTTAACATGAAAAAATTTTTATTAGTGTTAATATTTTCTTTTTTTACAGTTTCTTGTGCTAGCACCCATTTTCAAATTCAACCTGCGGTTGCAACCCGTACTTTAAATCAAAAAGACATTGTCAGGGCCGAGTTTGATACCATGTCGGCGGATACTCGCTCTGACAAAACCGCAGCCATTGTGGTGGGCACATTGATTGGGGCGATTATTTTGAGCGGCATCATTGTGCCGATCGTCGTATTGTCCGATTAAACCAGGTGCCACAAACCATTTTCTTCCCGCACTTTGCCTAGATTAGCCGCCCGTTGTAGGTGTTTTTGGATCATTTGGCGTTCGAAACTGGCATATAGAGGGTTCACCAACATGGCTTTTCGATAAATGATGCCAGAGGCAGAAAGTTCAGCTACCGTTTTAGGCCCTGTTTTTAAGGCTTCAAGGATTTGGGCATCACGATCGTGGATATCTTTTTCAAATCGCATCACTTTTTGGGTAAATTTTTCCCGATCATAAATTCGACCACCATGACTTGTTACATAATGTTCAACATGAATATTGCGAATCCGGCTTAAGGAACGCAAGAATTGATCGATATCTGAAACAATATTGGCATACCATGGGCCCATAGGGGTCAGGTCAATATCGCTGGTAAATAAAAGGCTTATATCTTCAAATAACAAACCAATGTGGCCAGGGGTGTGCCCGGGCAAGTGAACCACCTTCACTTTATTTTCTTTTAAGTCGAGATAATCACCATCTTCTACATTTAGGCTAATGTGCCTTTCCATCATGTCGAGAGAAGAAAAGAGCATGCGTAGCCATTCTTTATAAAAACTTTCTTCGGTGTCAGCGTATTTAAGATAATTTTCAAAATTGGCAATCGCAGGCAAGTCGAGTTTGTGACAAATAAATTTAGCTTCTTTAAAAAGCGAGCCTAGCGAACGATGGTCGGCGTGATAGTGGGTGTTTAAAACAAATTTAACGATCTTTTGGCTGGCAACAGATTCGAGATAGCTAAAGCTAGCCGAAGGGTCGACAATGGTCGTGTTGGGGTCGTGAATCAGGATAGAGTTAGAAAAAAATATATCTTTAGAATTGTGCCCCCAAATAAATTCAATATTTCCGATTTGAACCCCATGGGGTAACTGCTTAATTTCAGCCATAGGTTTTTATACCATCCCATTACCTTTAAGAAAATCTCTCATTTTGAGAGCTATTCTCAAATTGAGAGGGGTAGCGCCGGCCGTCTTTTCGTGCGTCAATGCAACTATTTAAAATCATTTGATAATTTTTTACAACTTTCATTGTAACCTGGCATAAAGCATGCACACTTATTCTTATGCGGTATGGGGTTTAAAGAAGAAAAACAAGTAGTCGGTCAAGAATCTACTGAACCACCCAAGCGTTCATGGGTAGCTGCGGGGTGGATGGGTCGGGGTTTGCCCTCGCTGGTGGATTCTAAATTATTCGTTCATGGGAATCGGGCCACCCTTACTTTTATTGTCAATAGATCCGTGGCGAGCATTCATTACGACCAAGGTGCCGAAGCCATCTATTATAAAGGCAGGAACCTCACCAACCTTCATCTTTCCGATGAACAAATTGGATGTTTGTTTCGTTTTGCAGAACTCTTGCAAGAAAATTACACGGGGTCGGATTTGGCGCGGGATTACCTGGTTTGCCTTAATAGAGTTTTATCTTCTAAACGATTGTGATAACTGCGTTAACGGTGTGGAAATTCTTCTGAAGCGGGAAGAGGCTACTCGAAACCCCTTTGCTCGGGGTTGAGAGAGCCTCTGCCGGATTCAGAAGAATTTCCACACCGTTAACGTAATTGGCTTATTTTATGTCCACTGACCCTTTAAACCTACGCAATCTTTTACGGCTGCCTCCTCGCATTGATGATCTCCCTTTGGCCGAGCATGAAGCTCGAGAGGTAGTTAAACAAAGCTGGGAATTTCAAGATGGCGAGCATAAATTTGATTTTTTGCGAGGGCGAATTGTACTGAACAATCAAGATTTGGCTTATTTTATTTCGGAAAACTTAACCCATCTTTCGGCCCATTATTGGACCAACCTGGCTAAAAAATTAGATAACTATCGCAAATGGGCCCTGCACCATGCGCAAGATCCTGAAAAACTCGCCATGCTGGCAGCATTGGTACAAGCCTTTTTGGCCAAAATCTTTGGGCGCATTAAAAAGAAGTTTGATGAAACCGTTGATGGAGTGTCTTTTCATCTAGAAGAAGGCCAATTATTGCTCAACGGGATTAATGTGAATGCCTTTATCCGGTTGGCCAAAAAATATCCTGATAATAAACGGGCCAAGGTGTTTATGAAGGGTTTGCGTGGTCGGTTGAAATTGTTACTAACGAATCAATGGGGCAATAACGAATATGAAAAAATTCGTGATGTGATCGTGGGGTTTATTCGGCTCATTGATGAACTACTTGAAGAAAAATCCCCTGGTCTTTATGAATTGCCACCTACCGTCTTGCTCAAAGATTTAAAGAAGCTGAAGTGATTTGTCATTGCGAGGCTACTAGTAGGGCCCCTCTGTCATTGCGAACCCAGCAGGGTGAAGCAATCTCCCCGGTTGGGCAGAATAGATTGCTTCACCCCTAAAGGGGTTCGCAATGACAGAGGGCATGAAAGGCCTCGCAATGACAGAGGGGATTATGAGAGGGCTCGCAATGACATCTTTTGGCATGCAACGTGCATTCTTTGCATGGCATGACGATTCTATTTTCAAGGCCTTTGTTATGGGCGCTTGTGGGTGCAGGTTTGGGGATTTGCCTTGCGCATGCAGACATTCCTTTAAAAACGAACCCCTGGATTGTCCTTTTAGCAGGGCTGCTCTGGGTTTTTTTGTGGCGGCATTTTTTCAGTGAAGCTTTATTGCGTGGGGTGTTGGTTATCAATCTAGTTGCATTATCGATCATCGGTGGTGCAGTTTCGTACTCACATCATGAAAAAAGTGATTTAGTTCGCGAATCCATTTCATTGCCTTGGTCGGGGGTGGCTTGGGTTGAGGTGGCAAGCGCCTGCATGCCTTATGGCGATCAGGTTAGAATGTTAGTTAGGCTTAAAACTATACAGGATAATGAAAAAATCTCAGCCCAAGGGTTGGTAAAATTAACCGTGGTAACTGATCGTTGTGAGTGGGTGAAAGGGGATTTATTAAAAATAAAGGGCAAACTTAAAGCTATTCTTGGTTTTAAAAATCCTTACAGTTTTGATTCAAAGGCTTATTGGGAAAATCAAGGCGTGCATGCTTCGATGTTTTTATCAAAGCCAGAACTTATTGAGGTAGTCAACAAAAGTCGTTACATTTCTAGATTTTTAGAGACTTATCGCCTAACCTTAATCCAAGACCTTCAACAATTTTTGTCGGGATATTCACAAAAAATTTTTCAATCTTTATTGTTGGGCACACCCATTGATTCAAAAGAGGGTTTGGCCCAAGGTTTTCAAACCTTGGGGCTTACGCATGTGTTAGTGGTTTCAGGCTTTCACCTCGTGTTGTTTGGAGCCTCCTTTTTTTATCCCCTCTACTTTATTTTTTCATTATGGCCGCTCTTAGCCGAACGAGGTTTGGCGTTTAAATTAGCCTTGTTGACAAGTTTCATCCCCACCTTAGTCTATGCCTTGCTTACTGGCTGGAACCCTCCGGTGGCTAGGTCAGCGGTGATGATGGGTTTAGGGTTGGGGGTAATTTTAATAGGGCGCATTAAAGATGCGTTGACGATTTTTTGTTTTACAGCCCTTTGTTTATTAATCGTTCAACCTAAACTTTTATTAGATTTAAGTTTTCAATTGTCGGCCTTGGCTACCTTAACGCTCATTCTTTTTTTACCGCCTTGCCATCGGCAACTGCAAACGGCCATGCAAAAAACAAGTTTGAAACCAAGGTTTCAAACATTAATTGTTATCACCATAGATTCGCTCGCATCGACCATGGCCATTCAGGTGGTGCTTTACCCATTCTTAGTCAACAGCTTTGGGCGTTTTTCCCTTTTAGCACCTCTGGCCAATCTCATTTTAGGGCCGCTTATTTCCTTCATCATTTTGCCCATAGGTTTTTATGCCTTATTTTTTATGCCCAAACTTTGGGGTTTTGGAATACTAGCCGGATTAGCAAGATTTTTCGAACCTCTCTGGGTTTATTTAAGCACTCATTTTACCAGTTCCATTTTTTGCCCCTTGGTACCCCCGGTGCAAGGCTTTGGTTGGGTCATTTATGGTTGCTTGGCTTTAGGAATATTGCTGTGGGCACATCCCAGCCTCGCCAAAAAATTTTTTCTAATAGGAGCGGCATTCTTTATTTTAAATTATAGTTTTTCGTGGGGGAAGGCTTATTGTTTTCCTCCACGTCATATGACCGTGACGATGTTTGATGTGGGGCAAGGCGATGCTTTGTTAATTCAGTTGCCGGGAGGGCCTAACCTACTGATCGATGGTGGGGGCTTGCCATTTTCTAATTTAGATATAGGCCAAAGCGTGTTGGCCCCTGAGTTATTGGGTCGCGGGATTCATCAGCTGGATTATGTTGTTTTAACTCATCCCGATGCGGATCATGCCAAGGGTTTAGGATTTGTATTGAAAAATTTTAGGGTGGGAGAATTTTGGTGGAATGGCAAGGGGTCGTTGTTGGAAGATGTTAAGCTGGCGGGGGTGAGGGATCGTGTTTTACAAGCCGGTGAAACCTTTGCATTAGGCAAGGCAATAGTTCAAGTGGTTCATGCAGGTTCTGAGGCAGAAGATGATAATAACGCTTCTTTGGTGTTACGCTTATGTTGGCGCCAGGTTTGTTTTTTGTCGACCGGAGACATTGCAAAAGATGCTGAAACCTTAATTTTAGAACAAAACCAAGTTTTGGTAAAAAGCCAAATTCTTAAAATACCCCACCATGGTTCTAAAACCTCAAGCCTCGAATCTTTTCTCGATCAGGTTAATCCCCAAATTGCATTATTGTCGGTGGGCGAAAACAACCCCTATCATTTGCCGAATCGTAAAATTATGGAGCGATATCAAAGCAAGGGGATCAAAATATTACGCACCGATCAAAACGGAGAAATTACTTTAAAGACCGACGGAGAAAAAATTTATTATAATACGTTTAACGGGGACCAGGGGATTGTTCCCATCCGTTGATGCGCCAACCAAAAGGTGCCTTACGCAAAACCGTAACTTCAACTGGGATCGTATTGCCATTTTCTAACTGAACATTGGCCCCAATGGCGGCCAGATTTTTTTGTAATTCGTTAATCGATTCAATTTCAACCTGGCTTACCTTAGAATTAAATTCACTGGTGGGGTATTTTTTGCCATATTTATTAAAAAAATGGGCTAAGAGATGGTCGGCCCGTTTAGCGGTTGGCACCCGAGTGCAGGCGGCTAAAAAAACGACTAAGATTGATAGCGCTAAGACTTTCTTCATGTTAAACCTTAATATATAATGTTGTAGTATTCATCAAGTCAATAAAGAGCCGAATAAATCCCATGTCATCCCCCGGCTTGATCCCCCGGTCAAGCCGGGGGACGGGATCCAAGATAGTATGGAATCTTTCATCGCCCACATTGAGCAATTTCATCCGCTGTGGATTTACCTCATTTTATTTTTTGCTGGGGTTCTGGAGTATATTTTCCCCCCTTTCCCGGGCGACTCGATTATTTTATTTGGGGCCTTTTTAGCAGCGAAGGGAGTTATTAATATCCATTACGCCTTTGCCGTGACGACGCTCGGTTTTATTTCGGGATTGAGCTTACTTTATTGGTTTGGGCTCAAAAAAGGCCGCCAGTTTTTTATGAAGCGAAACACTCGATTTTTTTCGATTAAAACTCTTACCAAAACCGAATTACATTTTCAAAAATATGGTTGGTTATTGATTGTGGTTCATCGATTTTTGTTTTCGTTACGCATGATCGTCATTTTGCTAGCCGGCATTGGCCAGTTACCCTTTAAAAGGATGTTGGCCTTTTCAATGGTGAGTTTGATGTTGTGGAATGTGTTGTTATTTTATTTGGGCTTTGTGTTGCAGTTAAGTTACGAAACCCTATCTTATTATTTTCAATATTCTTCGAATTTGTTCTATTTAATTGTGCTGCTGGGGATGGGTGTGTATTTCTTGATTAGACAGGTTAGAAATTAATGTCATATATGGATCCCGGGTCTAGCCCGGGATGACGCAATACCGTCATGCCGGACCTGATCCGGCATCCATTCATTCTGAACCCAGCGGGGTGAAGAATCTTCCATCTATTTCTGAATAACTAGCGGGTTTTTACTTGGGTCAGCCGATACCAGCCGATATTCAACAATCTTTTTCAATGCCTTGGCAAACAACGGGGCTTCTCCGCGCGGGATGTTAATCGTAGCGCCGGTAGGGATGGGTTTGCCTTCATGCAGATAAGGGTCTTTTAAACCCAAGTTTAATCTTACCAAAACATCTTTAGAAAGACCGGTTTCATTAGCCAGGTCATCGAGGCTTGCTTCTTGGGAAAGAGGGAATTTTTCTAGCAGGGCAGGGGGTTCTTTTTTGATCGAGCCAAAATATTTAGAATAATTTTCAGCTGTTTCTAAGGCTGCCAAAAAAGAAGGAAAGAAATTGCGTGAAGCAAAACCATAACTCCCGCCGCGGTATTGCGTAATAATCGTTGCAATGTCGGTGGTACCCAGCGTGTCAATGGCCCGGCGCAAACTCCCTCGCCCAGAATTGTAGGCGTTAATGGCCAAAGGCCAAGTGCCCAAGGCCTCGTAATTGCTTTTGAG
This genomic window from Deltaproteobacteria bacterium contains:
- a CDS encoding MBL fold metallo-hydrolase; the protein is MAEIKQLPHGVQIGNIEFIWGHNSKDIFFSNSILIHDPNTTIVDPSASFSYLESVASQKIVKFVLNTHYHADHRSLGSLFKEAKFICHKLDLPAIANFENYLKYADTEESFYKEWLRMLFSSLDMMERHISLNVEDGDYLDLKENKVKVVHLPGHTPGHIGLLFEDISLLFTSDIDLTPMGPWYANIVSDIDQFLRSLSRIRNIHVEHYVTSHGGRIYDREKFTQKVMRFEKDIHDRDAQILEALKTGPKTVAELSASGIIYRKAMLVNPLYASFERQMIQKHLQRAANLGKVREENGLWHLV
- a CDS encoding DNA internalization-related competence protein ComEC/Rec2, producing MTILFSRPLLWALVGAGLGICLAHADIPLKTNPWIVLLAGLLWVFLWRHFFSEALLRGVLVINLVALSIIGGAVSYSHHEKSDLVRESISLPWSGVAWVEVASACMPYGDQVRMLVRLKTIQDNEKISAQGLVKLTVVTDRCEWVKGDLLKIKGKLKAILGFKNPYSFDSKAYWENQGVHASMFLSKPELIEVVNKSRYISRFLETYRLTLIQDLQQFLSGYSQKIFQSLLLGTPIDSKEGLAQGFQTLGLTHVLVVSGFHLVLFGASFFYPLYFIFSLWPLLAERGLAFKLALLTSFIPTLVYALLTGWNPPVARSAVMMGLGLGVILIGRIKDALTIFCFTALCLLIVQPKLLLDLSFQLSALATLTLILFLPPCHRQLQTAMQKTSLKPRFQTLIVITIDSLASTMAIQVVLYPFLVNSFGRFSLLAPLANLILGPLISFIILPIGFYALFFMPKLWGFGILAGLARFFEPLWVYLSTHFTSSIFCPLVPPVQGFGWVIYGCLALGILLWAHPSLAKKFFLIGAAFFILNYSFSWGKAYCFPPRHMTVTMFDVGQGDALLIQLPGGPNLLIDGGGLPFSNLDIGQSVLAPELLGRGIHQLDYVVLTHPDADHAKGLGFVLKNFRVGEFWWNGKGSLLEDVKLAGVRDRVLQAGETFALGKAIVQVVHAGSEAEDDNNASLVLRLCWRQVCFLSTGDIAKDAETLILEQNQVLVKSQILKIPHHGSKTSSLESFLDQVNPQIALLSVGENNPYHLPNRKIMERYQSKGIKILRTDQNGEITLKTDGEKIYYNTFNGDQGIVPIR
- a CDS encoding DedA family protein produces the protein MESFIAHIEQFHPLWIYLILFFAGVLEYIFPPFPGDSIILFGAFLAAKGVINIHYAFAVTTLGFISGLSLLYWFGLKKGRQFFMKRNTRFFSIKTLTKTELHFQKYGWLLIVVHRFLFSLRMIVILLAGIGQLPFKRMLAFSMVSLMLWNVLLFYLGFVLQLSYETLSYYFQYSSNLFYLIVLLGMGVYFLIRQVRN